The following are encoded in a window of Torulaspora globosa chromosome 4, complete sequence genomic DNA:
- a CDS encoding uncharacterized protein (ancestral locus Anc_6.150), which yields MMFRFAQQTQVIKGRLPNQFAHASARNSFNHSIRFNSAVTLERQDSSGSTATNPLAQTSNQVNAAVTKVRHLRNNLNTASGRPLQQFNAPNRNIAPSTTSADSPWYHKVCAFEDCVSQTLYMSQTPRRKTMKHNSEHPNSNSNPLFWDSIGRAMDLYHDLINTPELNSDRVSKLVHLLHNGLRANRNQLTRMNKKPDYDSQSFHKEMTNYLCRSLREISDEVLRGKVELNEYGAMHLITAFKELLLFEEAVDIWKNAINGSNQYTANIFLNPRVVGVILPILYDNGVSYPEIQNLYEKSSSMIDYFHPNLSVGMIRASLSAGENEMALKLFQRLCEESTEMKYGYLIETHLSFIGECKDLNVAQTFFDKALNDEMPYKIDLQVSYVKSFLRNIWTQTHDFNHVYQIWFKSSLHYGKGVNHGISSSLNDTFFDIFFENYAQDKVQGFETLQNLIQTYNQIKPIDEPFFNIILAKCTVWRDRSIIEYIDKSYELFHIPKTIVAYRILLKSMGSVDDATNSEILQRWIHLITKSDEIGQRFIANADWAALRDATVTWTQFQKERATQATTRQESAAGSPKSNASTELFTASNGHVDYSHPALQAANASGAFDDHENTRDAESQIEQPFSTNERMLLYLKIVKRYSPYCRDSRQLTRLTTGTAVKYSVLQDALSEFQDLDVSDIPVPALRNLKPNSM from the coding sequence ATGATGTTCAGATTTGCACAGCAAACACAGGTCATCAAGGGAAGGCTCCCCAACCAGTTTGCCCATGCTTCTGCTAGAAACTCATTCAACCATTCGATACGGTTCAACAGTGCTGTGACTTTGGAGAGACAGGACTCTTCTGGCAGCACTGCAACCAATCCGTTGGCCCAGACGTCGAATCAGGTGAATGCGGCAGTGACAAAAGTTCGCCATCTGCGGAACAACTTGAATACAGCAAGCGGAAGGCCTTTACAACAGTTCAATGCTCCGAACCGTAATATAGCGCCGTCCACCACGTCAGCAGACTCTCCATGGTACCACAAAGTGTGCGCGTTCGAAGACTGCGTGTCGCAAACGCTGTACATGTCTCAGACACCCAGGCGTAAGACGATGAAGCACAATTCTGAGCATCCAAACTCGAACTCGAACCCGCTCTTTTGGGACTCCATCGGTAGAGCCATGGACTTGTACCACGATCTGATCAATACGCCAGAGTTGAACTCTGACCGCGTTTCCAAGCTAGTGCATCTTCTACACAATGGTTTGCGAGCCAACAGAAACCAGTTAACGAGaatgaacaagaaaccCGATTATGACTCTCAAAGCTTCCACAAAGAGATGACCAATTATCTCTGTAGGTCATTGAGAGAGATATCCGACGAAGTGCTGCGCGGTAAAGTTGAGCTCAATGAGTACGGTGCCATGCACCTGATCACTGCTTTCAAGGAACTTTTGTTGTTTGAAGAAGCGGTCGATATCTGGAAGAATGCTATCAACGGTAGCAATCAATACACCGCTAACATCTTCCTGAATCCAAGAGTCGTTGGTGTCATATTACCAATCCTCTACGACAATGGCGTTTCTTACCCAGAAATTCAAAACCTGTACGAGAAGTCTTCCTCAATGATTGACTATTTCCATCCAAATCTTTCCGTCGGAATGATTAGAGCCTCATTGTCAGCAGGCGAAAATGAAATGGCTCTGaaacttttccaaagaCTATGTGAGGAAAGCACAGAGATGAAATATGGTTATTTAATTGAAACCCATCTTTCATTCATTGGTGAGTGTAAGGACCTCAACGTGGCACAAACATTTTTCGATAAAGCCTTGAACGACGAAATGCCATATAAGATAGATCTGCAGGTCTCCTATGTGAAATCGTTCCTAAGAAATATCTGGACTCAAACTCATGACTTTAATCATGTTTATCAGATTTGGTTCAAATCTTCCTTACATTATGGCAAGGGTGTAAACCATGGtatctcatcttccttgaatGATACCTTTTTTGACATCTTCTTTGAGAACTATGCTCAAGATAAAGTTCAAGGTTTTGAAACGTTACAAAATTTGATTCAAACTTACAACCAAATCAAACCTATCGATGAaccattcttcaacatcattCTGGCCAAATGTACGGTTTGGCGTGATCGTAGTATCATTGAATACATCGACAAAAGCTACGAACTTTTCCATATCCCAAAAACAATTGTCGCTTACAGAATCTTGTTGAAGTCAATGGGCTCGGTCGATGATGCGACCAATAGTgaaatcttgcaaagatgGATTCATTTAATCACCAAGTCAGACGAAATTGGTCAACGATTTATTGCCAACGCTGACTGGGCTGCGCTAAGAGATGCGACAGTCACTTGGACCCAATTCCAAAAGGAAAGGGCAACTCAGGCAACGACTCGCCAAgaatcagcagcaggaTCACCGAAGAGCAATGCAAGCACAGAGTTATTCACTGCTTCCAACGGTCATGTCGATTATTCCCATCCCGCTCTACAAGCGGCCAACGCGTCCGGTGCCTTTGACGATCACGAGAACACGCGCGACGCCGAATCACAAATTGAACAGCCGTTCTCCACCAATGAAAGAATGCTCCTTTACTTGAAGATTGTCAAGCGCTATTCTCCTTACTGCCGTGACTCCAGACAACTGACAAGACTGACCACCGGAACGGCCGTCAAGTACTCCGTCTTGCAGGATGCCTTGAGCGAGTTCCAGGACTTAGACGTTTCGGATATTCCTGTCCCCGCACTACGCAATTTGAAACCCAACAGCATGTGA
- a CDS encoding uncharacterized protein (ancestral locus Anc_6.149), which yields MGLCASKSDQVRDSDASKRAKPQIRKTHDSRNKSNQAKGTQLRNGTGHRVHGEVDENKDILSAQEAARLAAEKRLQESNSKATQGALGKRLAEERSKSYKTQMMKEAERRQLEKATKGIVYD from the coding sequence ATGGGGCTATGTGCTAGTAAATCTGACCAAGTTAGAGACTCAGATGCTTCCAAACGTGCAAAGCCGCAAATTAGAAAGACCCACGATTCACGCAATAAGTCTAACCAGGCGAAAGGCACTCAGCTCCGAAATGGCACTGGACATCGGGTGCATGGGGAAGTTGACGAGAACAAGGACATATTATCTGCCCAAGAAGCAGCTAGGTTAGCTGCTGAGAAGAGGTTGCAAGAATCCAATTCTAAGGCAACGCAAGGTGCTCTAGGCAAAAGGCTTGCTGAGGAGAGAAGTAAGTCTTACAAGACGcaaatgatgaaagaagcagaaagacGGCAGCTCGAAAAAGCCACCAAAGGTATTGTCTACGATTGA
- the PRP5 gene encoding DEAD-box RNA helicase PRP5 (ancestral locus Anc_6.148) — MSPGSLDSAMKPVSANDKMSAEILQERQQRLAKWKQKKAQFDKEKKDQSVEQITNNDSSEDKAAARRQKLEAWKRKKRERDHERLKEKASSEESKKPAEPNAKRRKSKKDKIAFDLSDEETASSSVELYRPNQDSLNDRRTQSSEEKASSNNADLADPLDEYMQRIASLSAAESSSRHMADEFLEDKDDPLETIGEENDLEEQDDDGVRYTRIAKLKSKKKVKEVEFAREDLEPFRKNFYRQSEELTSMSESEAQELRMALGNIKIKGSGCPLPVARWSQLGLTSDVMNFIMRDLKYELPTPIQAQAIPAIMSGRDVIGISKTGSGKTISYLLPLLRQIKAQRPLSADETGPLGLILAPTRELAQQIYEEVLLFTKGDEAINAVCCTGGSELKQQINSLKRGAEVVVATPGRFIDLLTLNMGRLLTTKRITFVVLDEADRLFDLGFEPQITQIMGTVRRDKQCVLFSATFPNKLKNFAMRVLNSPISITINSQNLVNENVTQRFQIFASDDEKYQALVRILDERMKNEAKLDPSSGVEEQTDDKAIIFVSSQQICDFLGRKLENEGHIIQSIHAGKPYQQRINNLQKFKTMRNSILLCTEVLSRGLNVPEVSLVIIYNAAKTFAQYVHTTGRTARGTHSGDAITLLLNNEISSAFILRKALREQELLLHDSSSVQELQRMSEKFEMGIKSGKYKVSQGFGGKGLDSLDLKRKSKESEERQRYGDEEDANEIQRKSANTTDGGRSGEVDSLIQVPKLQYSISQISNPDGVISFAAEVNVNDLPQLVRWEATKNDTLMFIKHETGCSITNKGKFYPEGKAPRSETDEPKLYLLIESAQEKDIRLSIELLEGKVKEGVRKAGIQSIKDTKY; from the coding sequence ATGAGTCCTGGCAGTCTCGACTCGGCCATGAAACCTGTAAGTGCTAACGATAAGATGAGTGCTGAGATTTTGCAGGAAAGACAGCAAAGGCTAGCGAaatggaagcagaagaaggCCCAATTTGacaaggagaagaaggaccAGTCTGTTGAACAGATTACTAACAACGATAGTAGTGAGGATAAGGCTGCCGCAAGACGGCAGAAGCTTGAGGCGtggaaaaggaagaagagagagcGGGACCACGAGCGtctgaaggagaaggcTAGCAGTGAAGAGTCCAAGAAACCTGCTGAACCGAACGCTAAAAGAcggaagagcaagaaagatAAGATAGCATTTGACCTGagtgatgaagaaacgGCATCGTCATCCGTGGAGCTATACCGGCCAAACCAAGATAGTCTGAATGACAGGAGGACACAATCGAGTGAGGAAAAGGCCTCCAGCAATAATGCAGATTTGGCTGATCCATTAGATGAATATATGCAACGCATTGCAAGCCTTTCTGCAGCTGAAAGCAGCTCTAGACATATGGCTGATGAGTTTTTAGAGGATAAGGATGATCCATTGGAGACGATcggtgaagaaaatgacCTGGAAGAGCAGGACGATGATGGAGTCCGTTATACGCGTATTGCCAAGTTGAAATCTAAGAAAAAGgtcaaagaagttgaattTGCAAGGGAAGACTTAGAACCGTTTCGCAAGAACTTTTACCGGCAGTCAGAAGAGCTCACCTCCATGTCAGAGAGTGAGGCTCAAGAGTTGCGTATGGCTTTAGGCAATATCAAAATCAAAGGTTCCGGCTGCCCTCTACCAGTGGCCAGGTGGTCTCAGTTGGGATTAACGAGCGACGTtatgaatttcatcatgCGAGATCTGAAGTACGAACTTCCCACGCCAATTCAGGCGCAAGCGATTCCTGCAATCATGAGTGGGAGGGACGTTATTGGAATCTCGAAAACGGGATCTGGTAAAACTATATCGTACTTACTTCCCCTCCTCAGGCAGATAAAAGCGCAGCGTCCGCTTTCAGCCGACGAGACAGGTCCACTGGGCTTAATCTTGGCACCGACAAGAGAGCTGGCTCAACAGATATATGAAGAAGTGCTTCTTTTCACAAAGGGAGATGAAGCGATAAATGCAGTGTGCTGCACTGGTGGATCTGAGCTTAAACAGCAGATCAACAGTCTGAAAAGGGGTGCTGAAGTAGTGGTTGCGACGCCTGGTAGATTCATTGATTTACTCACCCTCAACATGGGTAGGCTTTTGACGACTAAGCGAATCACATTTGTTGTGCTTGATGAGGCAGATAGATTGTTTGATTTGGGCTTTGAGCCGCAAATTACTCAAATAATGGGGACTGTGAGACGGGACAAGCAATGCGTTCTGTTCAGTGCTACTTTTCCAAATAAACTCAAGAACTTTGCAATGCGAGTGCTTAATTCACCTATTAGTATAACAATCAACTCTCAGAATCTCGTTAATGAAAATGTTACTCAAAGATTTCAAATCTTTGCCAGTGACGACGAAAAATATCAGGCTCTTGTACGCATCCTGGATGAGCGAATGAAGAACGAGGCTAAACTTGATCCAAGTAGTGGTGTGGAAGAGCAAACTGATGACAAAGCTATAATATTCGTCTCCAGTCAACAAATCTGCGACTTCTTGGGGAGAAAGCTAGAAAACGAGGGCCATATAATCCAGTCAATCCATGCTGGGAAACCATACCAACAAAGAATCAATAACCTGCAGAAGTTCAAGACAATGCGAAATAGTATACTACTTTGCACAGaagttctttctcgagGACTGAATGTGCCTGAGGTATCATTGGTGATTATTTACAACGCTGCCAAGACCTTTGCGCAATATGTGCATACGACTGGTAGGACAGCCCGCGGAACGCACAGTGGCGATGCCATTACacttttgttgaacaaTGAAATATCCTCAGCCTTTATTCTGCGGAAGGCCTTACGCGAGCAAGAACTGCTACTTCATGATTCTAGTTCAGTACAAGAATTACAGCGTATGAGCGAGAAGTTCGAGATGGGGATAAAAAGTGGTAAATATAAAGTATCTCAAGGATTTGGCGGTAAAGGTCTCGATAGTTTGGACTTAAAGAGAAAGTCTAAGGAGAGCGAGGAAAGACAAAGATACGGAGATGAGGAGGACGCTAATGAGATTCAGAGAAAAAGTGCAAATACAACTGACGGCGGGAGGTCTGGTGAAGTCGATTCCCTTATACAAGTTCCCAAACTTCAGTACAGTATTTCGCAGATTTCCAACCCAGATGGTGTGATATCCTTTGCAGCTGAAGTTAACGTGAACGACTTGCCACAGCTGGTGAGATGGGAAGCTACTAAAAATGATACATTGATGTTCATAAAGCACGAAACGGGCTGTAGTATCACGAACAAAGGGAAGTTCTACCCAGAGGGCAAGGCTCCTCGTTCAGAGACTGATGAACCCAAGTTATATCTGCTGATAGAATCGGCACAGGAGAAAGATATTAGGCTCAGTATAGAACTGCTCGAGGGGAAAGTTAAAGAAGGTGTCAGGAAAGCGGGAATCCAATCTATAAAGGATACAAAGTACTAA
- the ABD1 gene encoding mRNA (guanine-N7)-methyltransferase (ancestral locus Anc_6.147), producing MAPRPEKPVWMSQEDYDRQFGSVGESNDEKPVKTAQPEITEAAPTEVKEDLTGTATNGTDGNETAKPVFKIHKRKHARFDHEERQRKQRIQKMREEQLKKHEIELAANRTINVDQIVRQHYNERTFIANRSRRNLSPIIKLRNFNNAIKYMLIDKYTRRGDVVLELGCGKGGDLRKYGAADISQFIGIDISNASIQEAHKRYRSMKNLSFQVILITGDCFGESLGVAVEPFPECRFPCDVVSVQFCLHYAFETEEKARRALLNVSKSLRIGGHFFGTIPDSEFIRYKLNKIGKDMEKPSWGNSIYKVTFENNEYAKNDGEFPSPFGQMYTYWLEDAIDNVPEYVVPFETLRSLADEYGLELELQMPFNKFFVEEIPHWVDKFSPRMREGLQRSDGKYGVEGDEKEAASYFYTVFVFRKVRDCVE from the coding sequence ATGGCTCCAAGACCAGAGAAACCAGTATGGATGTCCCAGGAAGACTACGACAGGCAGTTCGGGAGCGTTGGTGAAAGTAACGATGAGAAACCAGTAAAGACAGCTCAGCCAGAGATCACTGAAGCAGCACCCACTGAGGTTAAAGAGGATTTAACAGGTACTGCGACTAATGGTACTGATGGTAATGAAACAGCGAAGCCAGTATTCAAGATACACAAACGTAAGCATGCCAGATTCGATCATGAAGAAAGGCAGAGGAAACAACGAATCCAGAAGATGCGTGAGGAACAGTTGAAAAAGCATGAGATTGAGCTGGCGGCCAATAGGACCATTAATGTTGATCAAATTGTGAGACAGCACTACAACGAGAGGACATTTATCGCGAACAGATCTCGCAGGAATCTCTCGCCCATTATTAAGCTACGGAACTTCAACAATGCAATCAAATATATGCTTATTGATAAGTATACTAGAAGAGGAGATGTGGTGCTGGAGCTCGGATGCGGGAAAGGTGGTGACCTCAGGAAGTATGGCGCAGCAGATATCTCTCAGTTCATTGGGATAGACATCTCGAACGCCTCGATCCAAGAAGCACACAAGCGATACAGATCGATGAAAAACTTATCATTTCAAGTGATTCTAATTACTGGTGACTGCTTTGGAGAGTCGCTTGGCGTGGCCGTGGAACCATTTCCGGAGTGTAGGTTCCCGTGCGACGTGGTTTCCGTGCAATTCTGTCTGCATTACGCTTTCGAGACTGAGGAAAAGGCGAGAAGGGCTCTGCTCAATGTGTCCAAATCCCTGAGAATTGGTGGGCATTTTTTTGGAACTATTCCCGACTCTGAATTCATACGATACAAGTTGAATAAGATCGGTAAGGACATGGAAAAGCCTTCATGGGGCAATTCTATTTACAAGGTAACTTTCGAAAATAACGAATACGCTAAGAATGACGGAGAGTTCCCGTCTCCGTTTGGCCAGATGTACACCTACTGGTTGGAGGATGCCATCGATAATGTTCCCGAGTACGTCGTGCCCTTCGAAACACTGAGAAGTCTTGCAGACGAATATGGGCTAGAGCTGGAACTTCAGATGCCCTTTAACAAGTTCTTCGTCGAAGAGATTCCCCATTGGGTAGACAAGTTTTCTCCCCGAATGAGAGAGGGGCTACAGAGATCTGATGGCAAATACGGAGTTGAAGGGGACGAGAAAGAGGCAGCCTCATACTTTTATACAGTATTCGTATTCCGTAAAGTCAGGGACTGCGTCGAGTAA
- the VHC1 gene encoding Vhc1p (ancestral locus Anc_6.146), whose amino-acid sequence MSTRFYDIPGSHKPPASSSQNETSSLLPTKRTSLTYFSYQETPELRKTSSKYDPNNPNKDKLGTFDGVFVPTSLNVLSILMFLRFGFILGQLGFICTLGLLVLSYLINLLTTLSVSAISTNGTVRGGGAYYMISRSLGPEFGGSIGIVFFLGQVFNSGMNAIGIVEPLLYNFGISEDPEVKAALIDLLPAGRWHEFLYATIILLLCISIALVGSQMVSRAGNILFWVLALSTISIPISTLIKRPFSEGNIIYTGISWETFRGNLLPHLTKGAAGSMMKKRETFNDLFGILFPATAGIFAGAGMSSELRKPSRSIPKGTLWGLLFTFTCYAMVVLSMSCSTPRETLYNEVQVVQSISAAQIIILLGELSTSLFSIIVGMVGAAYVLEAIAKDCIVPGLAIFYQKPLASLLLTWFLTQMCLFSDVNKIATFITMTFLMTFAVMNLACFFLVISSAPNFRPSFKYFGRYTAISGAFLSTVAMFVVDGISASIVILAMVLLFLFIHYYSPPKPWGDVSQNLIYHQVRKYLLRLKQDNIKYWRPQILLLVDNPRTSWNLIRFCNNLKKGGLYILGHVTVSADFQEQFNELKKQKRAWMKIRDMAKIKAFVQIGTGPTLAWGIRNVFLGSGLGGMKPNITVLGFFDLQHYYRERRQGVNRNGTELPRQDSGKSTVAHLGYPLPTDECKNEDKIKIQQWVQIVEDLSLMQSNIAIAHGFRKLNLPDKHDRFVAKKNIDLYPIQMCAQMKTHRDSPSTITTNFDTYTLILQLGAILVTVPQWKHTHTLRVILFVENELDRSDESRRMKELLSVLRIEAEVIVVSLDQFRVYNTIVKGDPINLKYVNSKLADDPWWKDLQEARETMKPKRRFSMVNPVQVKSNEIKSDKYNVSKLQRLGVSMSMSTSMPLAGSVSSSDSEDETDVASIRDSTQSIPSVVQRLNYEGSRRRNLANKSSASLHKRYEGHGNPQAAGPVFSSDKLPSTKVLEDESGDKPTLIPIADENHPAESQSNSARNPVLPELSPCCSKESLVLEMQNLVFNDLPGKAQHLILNDVMTQLSAHSDLLFSTLPIPALGTHEDPTASLLYVEDLNIWLEGLPPTMLINSQTMTVTTAL is encoded by the coding sequence ATGAGTACCAGGTTCTACGACATACCAGGATCTCACAAGCCTCCAGCCAGCAGTTCACAGAACGAAACCAGCAGTCTACTACCTACCAAGAGGACAAGCTTAACTTATTTCAGTTATCAGGAGACACCAGAGCTACGAAAGACATCGTCCAAATATGATCCAAATAATCCGAATAAGGACAAACTGGGAACCTTTGATGGGGTTTTCGTCCCAACTTCGCTCAACGTTTTGTCCATTTTGATGTTCTTGCGGTTTGGTTTTATATTGGGTCAACTTGGGTTCATCTGCACACTGGGCTTGCTTGTGTTGAGCTATCTTATCAACTTGCTAACGACGTTGAGTGTTTCAGCCATCTCCACAAATGGTACTGTGAGAGGAGGTGGAGCCTACTAcatgatatcaagaagtcTGGGCCCAGAGTTCGGCGGCTCTATTGGGATAGTATTCTTTCTAGGTCAGGTTTTCAACAGTGGTATGAATGCCATAGGTATAGTAGAACCTTTGCTATACAATTTTGGTATATCCGAGGACCCGGAGGTGAAGGCTGCCTTGATTGATCTGCTTCCCGCTGGTCGCTGGCACGAATTCCTATATGCTACAATCATCTTACTGCTATGTATCAGTATTGCATTGGTCGGCTCGCAAATGGTGTCAAGAGCAGGCAATATTCTTTTTTGGGTCCTGGCACTGTCTACCATATCAATACCAATATCAACCTTGATAAAAAGGCCGTTCAGTGAAGGCAATATAATCTACACAGGGATCTCCTGGGAGACGTTCAGAGGGAATTTACTCCCCCATCTAACGAAAGGTGCTGCtggatcgatgatgaagaaaagggaGACCTTCAACGACTTGTTCGGAATCCTTTTCCCTGCCACAGCAGGTATATTCGCTGGCGCGGGTATGTCAAGCGAATTGCGGAAACCGTCAAGGTCTATACCGAAAGGTACGTTATGGGGACTGCTTTTCACCTTTACCTGTTACGCGATGGTGGTTTTATCAATGAGTTGCAGCACACCTCGTGAGACCTTATACAACGAGGTGCAAGTCGTCCAATCCATCAGCGCAGCTCAGATAATCATTTTGCTTGGTGAGCTTTCGACTTCGCTGTTCTCCATTATTGTCGGTATGGTTGGCGCTGCGTATGTTTTAGAGGCTATCGCAAAAGACTGCATTGTACCAGGTCTTGCCATTTTTTACCAAAAGCCGCTAGCGTCTTTATTGCTCACCTGGTTCCTTACGCAAATGTGTCTCTTCTCAGATGTTAACAAAATAGCGACGTTCATCACAATGACCTTCCTAATGACATTCGCTGTCATGAATCTCGCTTGTTTCTTCCTTGTCATTTCGTCCGCTCCCAACTTCAGACCCTCATTCAAATATTTTGGTCGCTACACAGCTATATCAGGCGCATTTCTTTCGACAGTTGCGATGTTTGTGGTCGATGGGATATCTGCTTCCATTGTTATCTTGGCCATggttcttctctttctgtTCATTCATTATTATTCGCCACCAAAACCATGGGGAGATGTCTCTCAGAATCTGATCTATCATCAAGTGAGAAAGTATCTGTTGAGACTGAAGCAAGACAACATCAAATATTGGAGACCTCAAATTCTTTTACTGGTTGACAATCCACGAACCAGCTGGAACTTGATACGTTTCTGTAAtaatttgaagaaaggaGGATTATACATACTGGGTCACGTCACTGTCAGTGCAGACTTCCAAGAGCAATTCAAcgagttgaagaagcaaaagCGAGCTTGGATGAAGATAAGAGATATGGCTAAGATTAAAGCATTCGTACAGATCGGAACTGGCCCAACGTTGGCATGGGGAATTAGGAATGTTTTTCTGGGTTCCGGACTTGGTGGAATGAAGCCTAATATCACAGTTTTGGGATTTTTTGACTTGCAACATTATTATCGGGAGCGCCGCCAAGGCGTCAATCGCAATGGCACTGAACTCCCACGTCAGGATTCCGGGAAATCTACTGTTGCGCACTTAGGTTACCCTTTGCCTACTGATGAATGCAAGAATGAAGATAAGATCAAAATTCAGCAATGGGTGCAGATAGTCGAAGACTTATCACTCATGCAATCAAATATAGCCATAGCCCACGGTTTCAGAAAACTGAACCTTCCAGATAAGCATGATAGATTTgttgccaagaagaacatAGACCTCTACCCTATTCAGATGTGTGCTCAAATGAAGACTCACAGAGATTCGCCATCCACCATAACAACAAACTTTGATACTTACACTTTGATTCTTCAACTTGGTGCAATTTTAGTCACTGTACCGCAATGGAAGCATACTCATACTTTGCGGGTCATTTTATTTGTGGAAAACGAATTAGATAGATCAGACGAAAGTAGGAGGATGAAAGAACTACTAAGCGTTTTAAGAATCGAGGCGGAAGTAATCGTTGTGTCGCTTGATCAATTTAGAGTTTACAATACAATAGTTAAAGGCGATCCAATCAATCTCAAATATGTTAACTCCAAACTGGCTGATGATCCATGGTGGAAGGATCTACAAGAAGCTAGAGAAACAATGAAACCTAAGCGCCGCTTTTCGATGGTCAATCCTGTTCAGGTGAAGTCTAATGAAATAAAAAGTGACAAATATAATGTATCCAAACTTCAGAGACTCGGAGTTTCAATGAGCATGAGTACTTCTATGCCGCTCGCGGGCTCTGTCTCAAGTTCTGATTCTGAGGACGAGACAGACGTGGCATCTATCCGAGACTCCACACAATCCATTCCATCGGTTGTACAAAGGCTTAATTATGAAGGAAGCAGGCGGCGGAACCTGGCCAACAAGAGTTCAGCTTCGCTGCACAAGAGATATGAAGGGCATGGCAATCCTCAAGCCGCTGGGCCGGTTTTCTCTAGCGATAAGTTGCCCAGTACAaaggttcttgaagatgagagcGGAGACAAGCCAACTTTGATCCCCATAGCAGATGAAAACCACCCAGCAGAAAGCCAGTCAAATTCTGCACGAAACCCAGTTCTTCCAGAACTATCGCCATGCTGTTCAAAGGAGAGTCTTGTGCTGGAGATGCAAAATCTAGTCTTTAACGATTTGCCAGGCAAAGCTCAGCATTTAATTCTGAATGATGTCATGACACAACTCTCTGCGCATTCCGACTTACTCTTTTCGACTTTGCCAATCCCAGCACTTGGCACACATGAGGACCCGACCGCCAGTTTACTATATGTGGAGGATCTTAACATTTGGCTGGAAGGGCTGCCGCCCACCATGTTGATCAATTCACAAACAATGACAGTGACCACGGCTTTGTAG
- the SED1 gene encoding Sed1p (ancestral locus Anc_8.201), with product MIPPVSRPPPVANSSSCATATTVVTEFRAYCPTPTTITTDGETITVTAPTTLKITACPCTLTATIPAPQGPTASTTYISTTTMVSELATYCPLSTIITRNGETITVTAPSTVTITTCPCTVTAKVPVETTTRETTGGYNNSTTISYTTKITVLPELTTYCPSPTTIITNGETITVTGPTSLTITACPCSVTTSEPVKPTSSHLSSEKPQSPSSGATSQPAACTTSLLTTQSPQDCPLPTVQTQLGHRCWASLESPCVYYSLIIGFLLAI from the coding sequence ATGATCCCTCCTGTCTCCAGGCCTCCGCCTGTGGCTAATAGCTCTTCCTGCGCCACTGCTACTACGGTCGTCACTGAGTTCAGGGCTTACTGTCCCACGCCAACTACTATAACAACCGATGGCGAGACAATCACAGTCACGGCTCCTACCACTCTGAAGATTACAGCATGCCCCTGTACGCTGACAGCCACGATTCCTGCGCCCCAAGGACCTACCGCGAGTACTACTTACATCAGCACGACCACTATGGTCTCCGAGTTAGCCACTTACTGTCCATTGTCTACCATAATAACCAGAAACGGAGAGACGATCACGGTCACTGCTCCTAGCACCGTCACCATCACTACCTGCCCATGTACTGTGACCGCTAAAGTGCCAGTCGAAACGACGACCAGAGAAACTACCGGGGGCTACAATAACTCAACAACGATTTCTTACACTACCAAGATCACCGTGCTCCCCGAGCTGACCACCTACTGCCCATCGCCAACCACTATTATCACGAACGGCGAGACCATCACAGTAACTGGTCCAACCTCGCTCACCATAACCGCTTGTCCATGCAGTGTGACTACTTCTGAACCAGTGAAACCCACGTCTAGCCACTTATCAAGCGAGAAACCTCAATCACCATCCAGTGGTGCAACCTCCCAGCCTGCAGCCTGTACCACAAGTTTACTCACTACACAGTCTCCGCAAGACTGCCCTCTACCAACAGTGCAAACACAGTTGGGCCATCGCTGCTGGGCTTCATTGGAATCACCATGTGTTTATTATAGTCTGATCATCGGATTTTTGCTGGCAATTTAA